The following are from one region of the Ailuropoda melanoleuca isolate Jingjing unplaced genomic scaffold, ASM200744v2 unplaced-scaffold70304, whole genome shotgun sequence genome:
- the LOC117800433 gene encoding protein unc-93 homolog A-like: SSLYSEEGLGVTALSTLYGGMLLSSMFLPPLLIKKFGCKWTIVISMCCYVAFSLGNFYASWYTLIPTSILLGLGAAPLWSAQCTYLTIMGNTQAEKVGKVGRDVVNQYFGIFFLIFQSSGVWGNLISSLVFGQTPTQ, translated from the exons AGCAGCCTGTACAGTGAGGAAGGCCTGGGGGTGACGGCACTCAGCACGCTGTATGGTGGGATGCTCCTGTCCTCCATGTTCCTCCCGCCGCTCCTGATTAAGAAGTTTGGCTGCAAGTGGACCATCGTCATCTCCATGTGCTGTTACGTGGCCTTCTCCTTGGGCAACTTCTACGCCAGCTG GTACACCTTGATTCCCACCTCCATACTGCTGGGTCTTGGAGCAGCCCCGCTGTGGTCCGCTCAATGCACGTACCTCACCATCATGGGAAACACACAAGCAGAGAAGGTGGGAAAAGTTGGCAGAGATGTGGTGAACCAGTATTTTGGCATCTTCTTTCTCATATTCCAGTCATCCGGTGTGTGGGGCAACCTGATCTCCTCCCTGGTGTTTGGCCAGACACCCACTCAAG